One window of the Triticum dicoccoides isolate Atlit2015 ecotype Zavitan chromosome 3B, WEW_v2.0, whole genome shotgun sequence genome contains the following:
- the LOC119282703 gene encoding ankyrin repeat-containing protein ITN1-like: MAENTSTTSSLEGQHEELWMDQLLLEAATSGDSASMKDMASQDPSMLLSTTPAGNTCLHISSIHGHEAFCQDVVALEVSLLTTVNLDRETPLLAAVKSGSVILASVLLRWYREHRLSKAILEKDIDGCNALHHAIRSGHRKLALELIDAEPVLSTHVNRMNESPMYIAAMRDFTDISENLLEIPVSAHMGPWGQNTLQAAVKNGNAGLAKRIVETRPGLAKEADNNGCTPLSSAVYRGLVDVLRVLLEHDCSLGYDVPSNGNPFLSYAAYEGHLDVAQELLKYCPDTPYRSTQDACWTSLHVAVYEDQVEFTEFILRTPQLRKLINMRDSNGKTALHLAVEKCNPKMVVALLSHDDIDTTVLDNEGVTAAWVLAHIIDHAKTLNWNEVSMLMVRADPQDAKTLYNLHTHTKHKATLESRKEAKSLTQTYTSNTSLVAILITTVTFAAAFTLPGGYSNDAGSEGLPIMSRKLSFQAFLISDVLAMCCSFAVAFICIIARRGDYEFLIYYISATKKLMWFAYVATTTAFSTGLYTVLAPRLHWLAIAICVMVALLPIFTKLLGEWPVLKLRFRLGKTFNSDLLDMV, from the exons ATGGCAGAGAATACATCAACAACTAGTTCATTGGAAGGACAACATGAAGAGCTATGGATGGACCAACTTCTTCTGGAAGCAGCCACATCCGGCGATTCCGCATCAATGAAGGACATGGCATCACAGGATCCAAGCATGCTTCTTAGCACAACTCCAGCTGGGAACACCTGTCTTCACATATCGTCCATCCATGGCCATGAGGCATTTTGCCAGGATGTGGTGGCCCTGGAGGTGTCTCTTCTCACTACAGTAAACCTGGATCGAGAGACACCACTTCTTGCCGCGGTGAAAAGTGGTTCTGTCATCTTGGCTTCCGTTCTACTCCGTTGGTACCGTGAACATCGACTGAGCAAGGCAATCTTGGAAAAAGACATTGATGGCTGCAATGCACTGCACCATGCCATTCGCAGTGGCCACAGGAAGCTTGCGCTGGAGCTGATAGATGCAGAGCCGGTTCTGTCGACACATGTGAATAGAATGAACGAGTCACCTATGTATATTGCAGCGATGAGGGATTTTACTGATATTTCAGAGAATTTACTTGAAATTCCTGTTTCTGCTCATATGGGACCATGGGGCCAGAACACTCTGCAGGCTGCCGTGAAAAATGGAAACGCAG gttTGGCTAAGAGAATTGTGGAAACACGTCCTGGGCTGGCCAAAGAAGCCGATAACAATGGGTGTACTCCGCTAAGTTCAGCTGTATATCGTGGCCTGGTTGACGTGTTACGAGTATTGCTGGAACATGATTGCTCTTTAGGGTATGATGTGCCAAGTAATGGTAATCCTTTCCTTAGTTATGCTGCATATGAAGGTCACCTCGATGTTGCTCAAGAGCTTCTTAAATACTGTCCTGATACTCCTTACCGTTCAACACAAGATGCCTGTTGGACATCCCTCCATGTAGCTGTATACGAGGATCAAGTGGAGTTCACAGAATTCATCTTGAGGACCCCACAACTTCGGAAACTCATTAACATGCGAGACTCCAACGGGAAAACTGCTCTACATTTGGCGGTAGAGAAGTGCAATCCTAAAATGGTTGTTGCTTTGCTGTCTCACGATGACATAGACACAACTGTGCTTGATAATGAAGGTGTTACAGCAGCTTGGGTATTAGCTCATATCATTGATCATGCGAAGACTTTAAACTGG AATGAAGTGAGCATGCTTATGGTGAGAGCTGATCCGCAAGATGCCAAAACTCTTTATAATCTTCACACGCATACCAAACACAAAGCGACCTTAGAATCAAGGAAGGAGGCGAAGTCACTAACTCAAACATACACAAGCAACACTTCGCTAGTGGCGATCCTCATCACGACAGTCACCTTTGCCGCTGCCTTCACCCTGCCTGGAGGATACAGCAATGATGCCGGAAGCGAGGGACTTCCCATCATGTCTAGGAAGTTATCATTTCAGGCATTCTTGATTTCTGACGTCTTAGCAATGTGCTGCTCATTTGCTGTCGCCTTCATATGCATCATAGCAAGGCGGGGGGATTATGAGTTCTTGATTTATTACATATCCGCCACTAAGAAGCTTATGTGGTTTGCATATGTGGCAACAACTACGGCATTTTCAACTGGTTTATACACTGTGTTGGCTCCACGTCTTCACTGGTTGGCTATTGCAATTTGCGTCATGGTAGCTTTGTTGCCCATTTTCACTAAGCTGCTGGGCGAATGGCCGGTGTTGAAGCTCAGATTTCGGCTTGGTAAAACTTTCAACTCTGATCTCCTTGACATGGTGTGA